A single Elaeis guineensis isolate ETL-2024a chromosome 15, EG11, whole genome shotgun sequence DNA region contains:
- the LOC105058284 gene encoding transcription factor NAI1-like, whose product MEQSPVQWPSEADEYSTFIFPSEMTSLDHFDAQEIIRSLGEDFEYPSCFSSFDSPGNTELNAPMNCSSMEVSEGPIDVNKADGVPGAVPNASSISLISFGHPEPVHDPLGLWPRNESFYCSHGSTSNEKTLDFRRPERNRMMSRSTSQDHVMAERKRREKLGQQFIALSAIIPDLKKTDKASLVGGAINYLKQLEEKVKTLEEQAVKKNTRPIVFVKKSHLSTNNAISNADGSSPDKAIQKVEASLEGKTILMRIHCEKKKGILVKVLSEIEKLHLSVINTGVVPFTDSSLNITVTAQASCYCPQNTLDYLIIRIKWHVSKV is encoded by the exons ATGGAACAATCGCCAGTTCAATGGCCATCTGAAGCG GATGAGTACTCTACCTTCATCTTCCCATCCGAAATGACCTCTCTAGATCACTTTGATGCGCAAGAGATCATACGATCCCTTGGCGAGGACTTTGAATACccttcttgtttttcttccttTGACTCGCCGGGGAACACTGAATTGAACGCCCCCATGAACTGCTCATCCATGGAGGTCTCCGAAGGGCCCATTGATGTCAACAAGGCTGACGGAGTCCCAGGAGCAGTGCCAAACGCATCGTCCATTAGTTTAATCTCATTTGGCCATCCGGAGCCAGTGCATGATCCCCTCGGACTATGGCCGAGAAATGAAAGCTTCTACTGTAGTCATGGTTCAACATCGAATGAGAAGACCCTGGACTTCCGGAGACCTGAGAGGAACAGAATGATGAGTAGATCAACTTCTCAAGACCATGTGATGGCAGAGAGGAAGCGAAGGGAGAAACTTGGCCAGCAGTTTATAGCACTATCAGCAATCATCCCTGACCTAAAAAAG ACTGACAAGGCTTCACTTGTTGGAGGTGCAATCAACTACCTTAAGCAACTTGAAGAGAAGGTGAAAACCTTAGAAGAACAGGCTGTCAAGAAGAATACTAGGCCTATTGTCTTTGTCAAGAAGTCACACCTTTCAACCAACAATGCAATCTCCAATGCTGACGGGAGCTCACCTGACAAAGCTATCCAAAAGGTCGAGGCTAGCTTGGAAGGAAAGACTATTCTTATGAGGATTCATTGCGAGAAGAAGAAGGGAATATTAGTGAAGGTGCTATCAGAAATTGAGAAGCTTCACCTCAGTGTCATCAACACAGGCGTCGTTCCCTTTACTGACTCCTCTCTAAACATCACTGTGACGGCACAGGCAAGTTGCTATTGTCCTCAAAACACCTTGGATTATTTGATTATTAGAATAAAATGGCATGTATCGAAAGTTTGA